The DNA sequence CAGTCTATACCGAAGTTGTTGAGGTCATTGGAGATAAGTTCTACAATTAGAACTTCGAGGAGAACCTGTTTACGGGGAAGATCCAGGATTTTAATAATTTTCTTAATTTCTTTCCACTCCTCATTAGTAGCCATCACAATCAAAGAATTGGAATCCTCATGAGCAACCGCTTGAATTTTATCTTTTCTTTTCGGTTGATTATTTGGCTGCTTTTCACCGGGAGACTCAATAGTAGGCATATCTAATTTAACCAGTACTTTTTCGAGTTTGTCCGCCTGATTATATTCAAGAGTATAAATATGTACCCCACCGGCAGAACTTACAGCTCCCGGCCCATCGGTTTTTCTATCCAGTTTATTGATTAATTGTAAGAGTTTGTTAATGTCACCGGAAATACCTGACAACACAATCGTATTGGAATCTTTATATACGATTACATCGGTATCAGGAGAAGTAACCCGCTTCAAAATGGGCTCTAAATCTGTTGCTGTCGCGTCATAAATGGGTATAATCTGGGTTACGGTAAGATCTCTACCTGCTGAACTGGGAGGAATCAGGTCTCTTCCAAAACGCACTACTGAAGAACGATGCAGGGCTTCTTTTAGCTTTACTACTTTAATCAGGTTGTCTTCTTCTATAATTCCATAGCCTTGAGTTTCCAATACGGACTTTAAAAAAGAAAAGGAATCTTTTACCGGGATAGGCTCCTGCGAAAGAATCGTAATCTTCTTTCCTTTCATGGCTTCATCTATCAGGATATTCTTCCCTACTATAGCTCCCATACCTTTTAAAAAATCTTTTAATTCCGTATCTCTCCAATCCGCTGTAAAAACAGACTGACCTCCTCTTCGGGAAACTTTCCCGGCAGATGCCTTTCTTCTCTGCGTTCTCTCGGATACCTTCTTCTTATCATCTTTAGGTTCAGAAGCAATGTCACCAATTACTCCAACAAAAATGAGTAAAAAAAATAAAAATAACCTGATTCTTCTTTTTCTCTGCATTGGCCTTTCCAGTTACTCTCGAACAGTAAATTCGTACGTAATTATTTTTCCTTTTCGCTCTAAATCTATTACAATTTTCGGTGCTGTCTTTATAGAATTATATATTTCAAA is a window from the Leptospiraceae bacterium genome containing:
- a CDS encoding type II secretion system protein GspD; protein product: MQRKRRIRLFLFFLLIFVGVIGDIASEPKDDKKKVSERTQRRKASAGKVSRRGGQSVFTADWRDTELKDFLKGMGAIVGKNILIDEAMKGKKITILSQEPIPVKDSFSFLKSVLETQGYGIIEEDNLIKVVKLKEALHRSSVVRFGRDLIPPSSAGRDLTVTQIIPIYDATATDLEPILKRVTSPDTDVIVYKDSNTIVLSGISGDINKLLQLINKLDRKTDGPGAVSSAGGVHIYTLEYNQADKLEKVLVKLDMPTIESPGEKQPNNQPKRKDKIQAVAHEDSNSLIVMATNEEWKEIKKIIKILDLPRKQVLLEVLIVELISNDLNNFGIDWRYRNEVYGQFNSGLASEGNIFDSKGRPTQVNTLSGFSLGFLKPGRPELIGIINANATNENFNVLSAPQVLTLDNQKAEINVGQDVPVRTQRRNAGLGGSNAVTVDNFEYRPTGIKLVFTPHVNKNNKITLELDQEVKSIAGLPSQGGNPTFNKRNIKTTITVDNTQTVVIGGLISKDKQKSITKIPLLGDIPMIGNMFRRTTTQVKKTNLMLFLTPHILDNRETADRITYKKKREQDRESLDREKKIR